CCGATGGGAATGAGGCCGGCCGTCCGGCGCGACTGGGACTGGCGCCGCAACAGGGCCTCGAGGAAGCGCGCCACCTTCGGCGGGTCGTGTCGCAGGAAGTGCAGCATCGGCGCCACGTTGTCGCGGGTCCACACGTTGCCGTAGTGGCTCGCCGTGTCGGCCGCCGAGGCCACCACCCCGCACGGCTCGCCGCGCTCGTCGAAGACGAGGGCCTCGGTGAGCAGGCGGACCGCGACGGACCGCAGTTCTTCGTGGTAGCGCGCGCTCACGGAAGGGACGCCGCCGGCTCGCCTTCCAGACGCCGTCGCGCCTCCGCCAGGTCGGCCGCCTTGCCCACGAGGGTTACCAGCTCGCCCGGCTGCAGCACCGTTCCGCCATTGGGCACCAGCAGTGCCCCGTCCCGCTTGACCAGCACCACGAGGCAGTTGGGCGGCAGCCCGCTCTCGGCCAGGCTCAGAGGCCGGGCGGTGCCGGCGAGGCGGACCTCGGCGACGGCCTCGGCCTGCAAGGGCGACGAGAGCAACTCGAGGACCGTCGAGCGCGTGACCTTGTGGGCGAGCGCCAGACCCGCGCCCTCCGGCTCGCAGAGCACCTCGATGTCGAGCGCGCGGAATGCGTCGCTCAGCCGACCGTCCGCCAGGCGTGCGACCAGGCGAATCCGGGCGTCCTTGGCCCGCACTTGCTGGCAGATCAGCAGGTTGGCCTTGTCGCTGGCCGTGGCCGCCACCATGCAGGTCGGGTCGCTGCCCAGCACCCGCGCGAGGTCCCGCGGAGCCGCCAGATCCCCGACCCAGACTTCGAAGGGCTCGCCTTCCAGGTCCTCGAGGAGAGTCGGGTCGCGATCCACCAGGATCACGGCCTCGCCCTGGCGGTGCAGGTGTCGGGCGAGCCAGCGGGCGGTCTCGTCGCCGCCCACGACCACGACGGGCTTCGGAATCACTCCCAACCTCCTTGCGACCTGACCGGCCAAACCGCCCTGCACCACGACGGTCACCAAGACGGTGAGGAAGACCAGACTGCCCAGCGCCTCACCGCCGGCCATTCCCCAGGCCTTGAGTTCCACGGCCATCAGCGAGGCCAGGGACGCCGCCACGATGCCGCGCGGCCCCATCCACGCGATGAAGGCGCGCTCGCGCCATGATAAGGCGGACGGCGCCGTGGCGAGGAACGTCGAGATGGGGCGCACCAGGAACATCAGCGCGACGATGGTCCCGAGACCGCCCCAGCCCAGTTCGGTCAGGGACCCGACATTCTGGCCGGCGGCCAGCAACAGGAAGACCATGACGAGCGCCAGGAGGGTGAGGCTCTCCTTGAAGTTGCGAGCCGACCGGGCACCCGGGAACTCGCGGCTGCCGATCACCAGACCCGCGACCGCCACGGCCGCGATACCCGCCTCGTGCGCCGCGACTTCCGCGGCGGAATAGGCGATCAGGGCCGTGGCCAGGACCCACACATGGACGGCGGCGCCGGACATGCTCCGCAGACGGCGCAAGCCCGCCACCGAGGCGATGGCGGCGGCCAGGCCGATGCCGCCGCCGATGGCCAGGTGACCCACGAGTCGGAGGCCGCCGCCGGCAAGCGTCTGATCCGCGGCCGTGATGAAGGTGAAGACCGCCGCCGTCAGGAGGACGCCCACGGCGTCGACGAGGACGCTCTCGGCCTCCAGGATTGCCCGCAGCCTGGGCCCGACCCGGATGCGCCGCAGAATCGGGTTGATGACGGTCGGCCCCGTGACCGACACGATAGCCCCGAAGACGGCCGCGGTGCGCCACCCCAGGCCCCCGATCCAGTGGGCGGCGCACGCGGCGCCGGTGGCGGTCAGGAGGGGCGCCACGGTTACCAGGCCGACGACCGCGGCCGGCGTCCGCCGCATCTGCCGCAGGTCGATTTTCATCGCTCCCTCGAAGACGACGATGGCCACGCAGATCGAGACGATGGCGCGCAAGCCTACGTCCCCGAAACGCTCCGGAACGACCAGGCCGAGGAAATCCGGGCCGAGCAGCACGCCGAAGGCGAGGAAGAACAGGATCGCCGGGATGCCCGTCCGCCGCGCCACGAGGATGCCCAGCAAGCCGGCCCACAGGACCAGGGCGACCGTGCTGACGATCCCCAGGGACGGGTAGTGGGAGAAAGCGGGCATCTGGCGGGAACATTCTAGCACGGGAGATGTCTAGTACTTATCCCGCATGGGAATTAAATTACTATCGCTTATGGTCCCATCTCGCCTCCTCGTCACCGATCTCGACGGAACCCTCGTCGGGGACGGGGAAGCCCTGCGGGCGTTCCTGGCGTGGTGGCGCAAGGCGCGGAGCGACGTCCGCCTGGTGTACAACACCGCGCGCACGTGGCCCTCCGCCCAGGGCCTTCTCAGGTCGCACGGGCTGCCCTGGCCTGACGCGGTGGTGACTGGCCTGGGGACGGAGATCCGCTTCCGGCGCGGTGGACCGCCGGACCCGGCCTGGGCCGGGCGCATGGCGGCTCGCTGGGACAGGCGGGCCGTCATGGCGATCGCCGCCTCCCTAGGCTCCCGCCTGGTCCCGCAGCCCTCGATTGCCCAGGGTCCGCACAAGGCGAGCTTCGAGGTCGCCGATCCGGCTGACGCCCTGCGCTTCCTCGACCGCTTGCTGGGCGCCCGCCTCTGGGTCCACGCCGGCCTGACGCAGGAGCGGTTCGTGGACGTGATTCCCTTCCTTGCCGGAAAGGGCGCCGCCACCGCCCATCTCAGGCTGCGGTTCGGCATCTCCGCCGGCCGGACGATGACCATCGGCGACAGCGAGAACGACCTCGGCATGCTTTCGCGGCCGGGACCCGCCATCGCCGTCGGCAACGCCTCGCCCGGCCTCCTGGGTATGCTCGGCTCTCACGTCTACCGGGCGCCCTCCGCCGCGGCCGCCGGCATCCTCGAGGGTTTGCGGCACTTCGGCTGGCGCTAAGGAAACCCTCAGTTCCCTTCTCCGGTCATCGGGGCATGTGAATAATGGCTACTTATGAATTACTCGATATTTCATAAGCGATGATTATTGGAGGTTCCCGCGATGACTCGAATCGCTCTCATATCCGTTCACGGCGACCCGTCCGCCGACATCGGCGCCGAAGGCGCCGGCGGGCAGAACGTCTACGTGCGCGAAGTGGCGCGCAATCTGGCCCGGCGGGGCCTGGAGATAGACGTATTCACCCGTTCGCAAGCCGGCGAATTGGTCCGGGAGCGGGCACTCTTCCCCGGCGTTCGCCTCGTCTCGGTGCCATGCGGGCCGGAAGGCTACGTGCCACGGGACGCCCTGTTCGCCGAGTTGCCCGAGTTCGTACGCCATGCGGCCGACTGGGTGAAGCGGCACGGAGTCCGGTACCGGGCGCTGCACAGCAACTACTGGCTCTCGGGGTGGGTCGGCATGCGGCTCGCCGGCTTGTGGAAGACTCCCCAGACGCACACCTTCCACTCGCTTGGCAGGGTCAAGTACGCCGCTCTGGGCGCCGCCATCCCGCACCGCGGCAGGATCCGCCTGGGAGTCGAGGAGGCGATCGCCAGCACCGCGACGGCCCTGGTGGCCACCACCCAGGACGAAGCCGAGAAGTTACGCCACTCGTACCAGGCCTCGGCTCCCATCGCGCTGATTCCTTGCGGCTTCGACGCGGAGCGGTTCCGGCCGCTGGATCGGGCGCAGTGCCGGCAGGACCTCGGCTTGCCGGCCGACGCGCCGATCCTGCTGTACGTGGGTCGCTTCGTGAAGGAGAAGGGCGTCGAGACGCTGATCCGCGCCGCGGCGGTGCTGCGCCTCGAGCATCCGGTTCACCTCGTCTTGGTGGGCGGGTACCAGGAGGGCGGGGCCGACGAGGCCGAGTACCGGCGCGTACGCGACCTGATCTCCGCGCTGGGCCTCGGCCCGGCCACGACTTTCGCCGGCGCGGTCGATCACGGCGGCCTGGCCGCCTACTACGCCGCGGCCGATGTCACGGTCGTGCCCAGCCACTACGAGGCGTTCGGCATGGTCGCGATCGAGGCGATGGCTTGCGGGTGCCCGGTCGTGGCCAGCGCCGCGGGCGGCCTGGCGGCCAACATCCTCGACGGCAGGACCGGGTTGCTGGCCACTCCGCGGGATGTCCCGGCGTTCACGCATGCCATCGCGCGCGTGCTCGCCGTGCCGGGCCTGGCTCGAAAGCTGGCCCGCTCCGCGCTGGTGCGAGCCCATCGCGAGTTCGACTGGGCGCGGGTTGCCCTGTGTCTCGATCGCCACTACGCCTCCCTCCAGCCGGCCGGTGTATGAGTCCGCGCAACCGGGAGACAAGCTGCCGGGCGCCGCGGATGCCCTGTGGGGCGCGATCGGCTCGCGGGCCGGATCGTCCCGCCGGAGACGGGCAATCAAGCCTGGTCAGTACCGCAGCGCCGGTCGGAAGCCGATCTTCTGATCGATCCGCGTCCGCTCGAATTCGAAACTGATGGCCCAGATGCCGCCGTTCGTCGCGTTGAACCAGTGCGCGCCTCGAACCGCCTTCGTATCCTTGGCCGTGTCGATCCACATGTAGTCCGAACTGAAGGGAACCGTCACGTTCCCGAGGGTAGCCCCCGGCACGGCCAGTCTCCGCAGCCGGACATCCGTCGACAAGGCGGAGACCATGCTCGCGGAGGGGGCCGCGATCGCGAGGGTCACGCCCTGCAGTACGTAGTTGCCGGAGCCTTGAGCGGCGCCAAGGGACTCCTGCCACTCCCATACATTGCCGACCAGGTCGAACACGCCCGCCGTGGTGCCGGTGTGGGCCGTGAGATTGGTGGCTCCCGACCAGGAGGCTTGCTGCCCGGTGCCCGTCAGCGCCCGGTCGTCAGCCGTGCCGAACGTCGGGTCGTCCTGGAAGGTCGTATTCGAGTCTTCCGCATCCAGCCGATTTTGCGTGTTGCCACCGATTCTCAGGCCGTTGATCGTGGCCCAGATGGCAAGTGCGGCGAACTCCTCATCGCGCACCAGGTGGCAGTGCGAGTCGTACGCCATGCAGGCCAGGGCCGCGCCGTCCCAGTCGATACCGGCCCACGGCACGCAGTATCGCGCCACCTTGAGCGTGCCGCCGCTTCCCGCGGTGGCGTCCGCGTAGCCGGCGCCAGTCGTCCCCGGGGCGGCGTCCGACCGGGAAGCCTCGTACTTACCGGCATAGAACCCGCCGAACTGCTCCCGTGCCCAGTCATTATCCTGGGTGCCGGCGCTCGGCTGGCTGGCGACCCAGTAGCCGACGGGCTTGGCAGCGTTCTCCGCCCCGCAGTTGGACGGCACGATCAGCTGGTAGGCCGTGAAGACCGGTATCCAGACGAAGGTGCTCTGCACCCCGCCTTTGGTCACCAGGTAGTCGTGCGTGACGGCGGGATCGCCAAAGTCGTCGGGCGCCAGGTTGGCCTCGATTTTCTGGTAGAAGGTTCCCGAATCCGCGTTGTAGCCCAGGCTTGCCAGCGGATCCCGGTCACCGGCCAGCAGCGACACCACCAGGGCCCTGGCCTGGTTGTACTCGGCCGCCGTGGCATTGTTGACGGGCGCGAAGCCGGCGCCGCTCAGCTGGCCGATCATGTCGGTCGCGGCGATTCGCTTGTCGGCCGACAAATCAAGTTTTAGCCCGTACATGGCCGCCAGCGCCGTGCTGGCCGTGCCAACCTTGACCGTGCCGGCGGTGATCGACGCCCACGCGGTGCCGGTCCACCGCACCAGAGTCCGCAACCGGGCGGCGTTGCGGCCCACGACGTGGCCCCCCAGGCCCTTGGCGGCCTCCAGGTAGTACAGCGCTCCCGTCGCCGGGGCGAAAGTCGACTCGAAACCCGACAGCGAAAACGCGCCGGTCCCGTTCGTGAGCGCCGTCTTGATCGTGTTGCCGGTGGCCGGGTCGATCAGCGAGACCGCGGCGGCCGCAAGCACGTCGCCCAGGGATGCGCTGACCGCCCAGCCGGACGGCAGCGCCGAAAGCTCGACCTCGCCTGCCAGGTCATACGCGATGGGGCGGGCGGTCACGCCGAGGCTCCCGGGCATGCACGATGCCAGGGCGACGGCAGCCAGTGCGACAGGTATGGCCTTCATGCTCGGAGGTACGTAGGGCTTAACTACTTAGCGTAACCACGTTGCCACATCAAGCTATTCAGTACCCGCCGAGGGCACCTCCGTGCAGGCCGCCGAACTTAGCTCGCGCCAGGGAACGTGACTTAGCCTGAACTTAACCGCCTCCCCCGCACGGCCGGCCTCCCGGGAGGCGATAGCGTCAAGGGGCTGTCAATGCCACCTGGCCGCCCGCCACGAGCCGATGTCGAACACCCAGCCGTCTGTCACGCCGAGCGGCGCGCCGCGCCGCCGGGCTCCGCGCACGCCCCTGCGGGCCCCGCAGGCGCCTTCCGGCGATTTGCCGGTCCGACCGGCGCCGGATCGGGTCGCGTTCGGCAACGGGTCGCCAGGCCCCGCAGCGCCGGGCGGCGCCACGCTCGCCGCCAATCGGCCGGGCGGCCCGGTGCAAGGCGCGGCCCCCCTCTCCGGCAGCCGCGGCTCGCATGTCGCGCGAGCCCTGGCGCGGGGCGTCCTGCACGCTCCCGCCGGGACCTGGCACACGTTGCGGGACATGGGCAAGGCCGTCCTGGACCACCCGCTTCTCACCGGCGCCATCCTGGCCGGCTCGATCGGGCTCACCGCCGCCGTGCCGGCCGCCGCGCCGGTGATGGTCGGCATCGGCGCCGTGCTGGCCGGCGTCAGCGTCGGCGTCAAGACGCAACGCGCCGTCAGCACCGCCTGGGACGCCCGCACACAGAAAGACCTGGACCGGGCCGCCCGCCTGGCCGGCGACGCCTACGGCGACGCCCTGGTCAACGGCGCGCTTTTCGCCTTGCCCTACGCCGCCGGCCGCATCGCCCAGGCCCGCGGGCACCGCTTCATGACCCGGGCAATCTCCCAGGCGCAGGCGGAAACGCCGGCCGGCGCCCCCAAGGGCGACGCCTCGCTCGCCAAGGTCCTCGAGTTCGTCGAGAACACGATGAAGGCCCCGCCGGACGATCTGGCCCGCGATGCCGCCCGGACGTTCCAGGCCCTGCCCCGCGGCACGCGCAAGCAACTCATGCGGATGGTCGTGGACCAGGAGTTCCTGTCAGGATCGGCTTCCGACCGGGCGGCGCAACTGCTCGACGCCCTCGGCCCCGGTTTCACGAAGCTTGCCCAGGTCTACAGCGAGGCCGACGGCGTGCCGCCCGCGGTGGCGCGGGCCCTCAAGGTCAGTCGCGACGCCATGAAGCCGATGCCGCAGGGCACGCTCCACGACGTCCTGTCCAGGCATGGCACGCAGGACCTGGGCGACATGCTGCGCGGCATTTACAAGATCGGCGACGGCCGCTACCGCCTCGAGAAGCTCCTGGGCGTGGCGTCGATCGGCGAGGTGCACCTGGCCCGCGACGTCGAGAGCGGCGCCCAGGTGGTGCTCAAGGTCCGCAAGGTGGCCGCCAATCCCCGGGCGGTCGAGCGGGAGTTCCGGCTCATGCGCGAACTCGTCGAGGTGGGCGCCAAGCACGGTAGACTCTCGGCCGAGCAACTCGACCTGGCCAAGGGCAACCTGGAGAGCTTCCGCCGCGGCGTGCTGGCGGAACTGGATTTCGGCAGCGAGGCCAAGGCGGCCCGCCGTTTCGCGCAGCTCTACAAGGAAGCCGGCTTCGACGGTGTCACGGTGCGCCACGTGAGCAAGGGCGGCGATCTGCTGGTGATGGACGTCGCCCAGGGCGTGCCGTTCACGAAGCTCGACACGCTGCCCGCCGCCCAGCGCCAGGAAGCGCACCTGGCCTACCTCCGGGCGATGCTGCGCCAGGTCTTCGACGGCTACTTCCACGCGGATCCGCATGCGGGCAACGTGTTCTGGAACCCCGCCACCCGGCGCATCCAGTTCATCGACATGGGCGCGATGGGCGAGACTGGCGTCAAGCAGCAGCTCGAGCTGGCCGAACTCCTGCTCACGAGCCTCTCGCGCAACCCGGACGCCATCGCCGCCAACATGATCCGCACGGCCGAGAAGATCACCTCGCCGCTGCCCCGGGCCAAGCTGCAGGCCGCGCTCGGCGACGAGGTGGCCGCCTTCCTGGCGCGCTACGGCCGCGCCGGCGACCTCAACCGCCAGTCCATGGACCTGATGCGGGCGGCGCAACGGCTGGGCGTCTGGCCCCGCGACAACGGGTTCTGGTTCAACAAGACGATGTTCACGGTCGTCACGACCGTGGACAAACCCACGCAGGAACTCTTCATGGCCGAAGCCCTGCCCAAGCTGGCGGTGGCGGTGGCCCGGACGGCGGTGTCCGAGCCCGCGGAGACGGCGCGGATGCTCTCGCGGGTGGCCCTGGCGGCGCGGCGCAACCCCGGCGAATTCATGGCCGCCCTAGTCGTGCAGTCCAAGGCGCAGCCGCAGATGCTCGGCAACCTGCCGAAGTGGGCCGTGCGCGCCTCCAACGAGTTCGCCCTCCCGGGGCGGGCCCTGTCGCTCGACATCACGGGCGACTGATAGCGCGGCTTCTATGAGGAGGCCGGCCGCAGGCACGGAGGCCTGCGCCACCGACGCAGCGGGTGGGGCCGGCCTCTGTGCCGGCCGCGGCGGCGGAGGGAAGTCATGCGAGAAGCGGCGCTATGACCCACCTAAAAAACGGTGGAGGCCGGGGGAGCAACCCGGCCTCCGTGATGAATCGGCTGGTGTATGGCGAACGTCGGCAGAAAATTCTATGAAGGCCGCCCGCGGCCCAGCCAGCGCGAGCTGGCCGGCCGGTGGCGATCGGTGTCGCGCAGTTCGGGCGTCCAGGCCTGGTGGACGCGGCGCGACGGCCCCGGCAGCACCTTGAACCGGGGCTGGTAGTAGCGCGCCGCCCGCGTGGCGTCGGCGGCAAACTGGCTGGCGAAGCGGAGCAACGCTTCCCGGGTCTCCTGGGTCATCGCGACGAAGCGCAACTCCAGGCCCTCGCGGGTCGACGCGACCACGCGGCAAGCTATCTTGCTGACGATCGTGTCCATGACGCCGATCAGGAAGACGATTTCGCCGACCTCGACCGCAAACGCGCTGGCCACGACCGCGCCGGTCTCGGTGACGGCCGCCAGTCGCCCGCGCCCGGTCCGGCTCCCGCTCGCCATGAGCGAAACTGTGTCCATCCCCTCTCCCCCCGAATTTCCCCCAACCGCGACCTACGTGTCGCGACCCTTGCCTCTTGATTACATGAATAACCTGGGCATGTTGCGCGAAGATTGCGCGGTCCTTTCAGCGGTGTGACGACCTCCGGAAGGTGGTCCGCCCTTCCCGGACGGTCCATTTCACGGCTATGCGACCGATCTCGTGCGGCCGCACCGCGAAGGGGTCCCTGTCCAGCACCACGAAGTCGGCCCACTTGCCCGCGGCCAGCACGCCGCCGTCCCGATCCTCGAAGTTGGCCCAGGCGCCGCCCTGCGTGTAGCTGGCGAGGGCCTGGGCGACCGTCAACCGCTCGCCTTCGCCCAGGATCGCCCCGGCCTTCTCCGGATCCTGGCGCGTGACGGCGATCTGGATGGCCTCCAGGGGATTGGCGGTGGTCACCGACCAGTCGGATCCGCCCGCCACCCGGGCACCGGCCGCCAGCAGACTGGCAGCCGGGTACAGTCTCGCCGTGCGTTCGGCGCCGATGAACGGGGTCGTCAGCCGCGTGACGAACTCGTCGGGGTAGTGCCAGTAGGGCTGGATGCACGCAACCGCACCAAGGGCCTTGAAGCGCGGCAGATCGGCCGGATCGCTGAGTTGCAGGTGGGCCAGCACCGGGCGGCGATCCCGCGGGCCGTTCTTGCGCGCCGCGCGTTCGAGCGCATCCAGGCCCATCCGCACGCCGCCGTCGCCGATGGCATGGAGGTGGATCTGGAACCCGGCCGCATCCAGGCGTTCGACCATGGCATCCAGGCGGTCGGAGGAGTAGGTGGGCTTGCCCAGGGCATCCGGGCCCGTGACCGGCTTGCCGTCGAGCAGGTAGGGGGCCAGAAGCGACGCGGTGCGCGCCTCGATGACGCCGTCCACGAATAGCTTGGCGGCCGCCGCCGCAAAGCCCGGTCCGCTGAAGGCCTTGCGGTAGCCGACCAGGGTCTTGACGCGGTCCGCGACCGCGTGCGGCTCGCCATCGTCCCAGTCCTGCGCGGCGCGCACGCGCACCTTGAGCTTGCCGCGGCGCGCGAAATCCGCGTAGGCGGAAAGTTCCGAGGCGTCGGCCGCGGCCTCCTGGATGGAGACGATGCCGTAGCGGGCCAGGATGTCCTGGGCGCGGGCCAGGCCTCGCCGGACCTCGCCGGGCGTGGCGGGCGGCAGGAGCTTCGACGCGAGATCCATGGCCGTTTCGCGCAGCGTGCCGCTCGGCTCGCCGGAGCGGGGGTCGCGTTCGATGCGCCCGGCCGGCGGATCCTGGGTGCGGGCCGTGATGCCGGCCTTGCGCAGCGCCAGGCTGTTGAGCCAGGCGGAATGGCCATCCGACGACCACAGGAACACCGGGCGGTCGGCGACTGCCCGATCGAGCAGGTCGCGGCCCGGATTGCCGCCCGGGAAGGCCGTGAGGCTCCAGCCCGAACCGACGATCCAGGCCTTGCGCGGGTGCTTGCGGCGGTAGTCTTCCACGGTGGCCAGGATGTCCGCGACCGACTCGGCGGCATTCAGGTCGCACTGACCCATCTCGACGCCGGCATCCACGGGGTGGACGTGAGCGTCATGAAAGGCCGGCATCAGGAAGGCGCCGCGCAGATCGACGACCCGGGTGCGCTTGCCGATGTGCGCCCTGGCGTCCGGGCCGACGTAGGCCAGGCGGGCGCCGCGCACCGCCAGGTCCCGGGCGGCCGGCCGCGCCGGATCGCCCGTGTGGATGCGGGCGTTGCGCACGACCAGGTCGGCCGGCGGCGGGGCCGCGAGGAGCACGGCGGTGGCGACGGGCAGGAACAAGATCCCCTCCTGGCCTGGTACCTTTTGGGCGAGCATGAAATTTCAACATGTCCTGCGCGATCCCATCCATGGCGTCATCGGCCTGACGGCCTGCGAATGGGATCTGCTGCGCACCGGGCCGTTCTCGCGCCTGCGCGGCATCCGGCAAATGGGCATGGCCTACGTGGTGTTCCCCGGGGCGCACCACACGCGGTTCGAGCACCTGGTCGGCGCGATGGCCACGGCGTGGATCCTGCTGCAGGACCTACCGTACAGCGAGGACGACAGGCGACTCATCCGCCTGGCGGTGCTCTGCCATGATCTCGGCCATCGGCCTTACTCGCACTCGCTCGAGGATGCCGCGCGGCGCCACGCG
Above is a genomic segment from Candidatus Tanganyikabacteria bacterium containing:
- a CDS encoding cation:proton antiporter — its product is MPAFSHYPSLGIVSTVALVLWAGLLGILVARRTGIPAILFFLAFGVLLGPDFLGLVVPERFGDVGLRAIVSICVAIVVFEGAMKIDLRQMRRTPAAVVGLVTVAPLLTATGAACAAHWIGGLGWRTAAVFGAIVSVTGPTVINPILRRIRVGPRLRAILEAESVLVDAVGVLLTAAVFTFITAADQTLAGGGLRLVGHLAIGGGIGLAAAIASVAGLRRLRSMSGAAVHVWVLATALIAYSAAEVAAHEAGIAAVAVAGLVIGSREFPGARSARNFKESLTLLALVMVFLLLAAGQNVGSLTELGWGGLGTIVALMFLVRPISTFLATAPSALSWRERAFIAWMGPRGIVAASLASLMAVELKAWGMAGGEALGSLVFLTVLVTVVVQGGLAGQVARRLGVIPKPVVVVGGDETARWLARHLHRQGEAVILVDRDPTLLEDLEGEPFEVWVGDLAAPRDLARVLGSDPTCMVAATASDKANLLICQQVRAKDARIRLVARLADGRLSDAFRALDIEVLCEPEGAGLALAHKVTRSTVLELLSSPLQAEAVAEVRLAGTARPLSLAESGLPPNCLVVLVKRDGALLVPNGGTVLQPGELVTLVGKAADLAEARRRLEGEPAASLP
- a CDS encoding HAD hydrolase family protein produces the protein MVPSRLLVTDLDGTLVGDGEALRAFLAWWRKARSDVRLVYNTARTWPSAQGLLRSHGLPWPDAVVTGLGTEIRFRRGGPPDPAWAGRMAARWDRRAVMAIAASLGSRLVPQPSIAQGPHKASFEVADPADALRFLDRLLGARLWVHAGLTQERFVDVIPFLAGKGAATAHLRLRFGISAGRTMTIGDSENDLGMLSRPGPAIAVGNASPGLLGMLGSHVYRAPSAAAAGILEGLRHFGWR
- a CDS encoding glycosyltransferase, encoding MTRIALISVHGDPSADIGAEGAGGQNVYVREVARNLARRGLEIDVFTRSQAGELVRERALFPGVRLVSVPCGPEGYVPRDALFAELPEFVRHAADWVKRHGVRYRALHSNYWLSGWVGMRLAGLWKTPQTHTFHSLGRVKYAALGAAIPHRGRIRLGVEEAIASTATALVATTQDEAEKLRHSYQASAPIALIPCGFDAERFRPLDRAQCRQDLGLPADAPILLYVGRFVKEKGVETLIRAAAVLRLEHPVHLVLVGGYQEGGADEAEYRRVRDLISALGLGPATTFAGAVDHGGLAAYYAAADVTVVPSHYEAFGMVAIEAMACGCPVVASAAGGLAANILDGRTGLLATPRDVPAFTHAIARVLAVPGLARKLARSALVRAHREFDWARVALCLDRHYASLQPAGV
- a CDS encoding amidohydrolase encodes the protein MFLPVATAVLLAAPPPADLVVRNARIHTGDPARPAARDLAVRGARLAYVGPDARAHIGKRTRVVDLRGAFLMPAFHDAHVHPVDAGVEMGQCDLNAAESVADILATVEDYRRKHPRKAWIVGSGWSLTAFPGGNPGRDLLDRAVADRPVFLWSSDGHSAWLNSLALRKAGITARTQDPPAGRIERDPRSGEPSGTLRETAMDLASKLLPPATPGEVRRGLARAQDILARYGIVSIQEAAADASELSAYADFARRGKLKVRVRAAQDWDDGEPHAVADRVKTLVGYRKAFSGPGFAAAAAKLFVDGVIEARTASLLAPYLLDGKPVTGPDALGKPTYSSDRLDAMVERLDAAGFQIHLHAIGDGGVRMGLDALERAARKNGPRDRRPVLAHLQLSDPADLPRFKALGAVACIQPYWHYPDEFVTRLTTPFIGAERTARLYPAASLLAAGARVAGGSDWSVTTANPLEAIQIAVTRQDPEKAGAILGEGERLTVAQALASYTQGGAWANFEDRDGGVLAAGKWADFVVLDRDPFAVRPHEIGRIAVKWTVREGRTTFRRSSHR